A stretch of DNA from Ranitomeya variabilis isolate aRanVar5 chromosome 1, aRanVar5.hap1, whole genome shotgun sequence:
GAagcatccatcattcacatgagtgCAGCCTGTGACCACAaaagtcagtgattggctgcagcagtaacgTCAATGACGGACTTCACATCATTGCTGCGGGACATGAGAGGACCAAAGACCAACAGACAGGGAAGTTAAAAGGAAATTGCTTGACCACACACTCTTCTGATGAAGGTCGGCCTACTTTCCAAAAATAATTCAGTTCCAAGCAGATAAATTGGGGCCTTAGTCTTACACCAGCCTTGCACAATGATGTGATGAAGCTTTAGGGAAGCACCCGCTGATTGAAACGAATTGTGAATACTGCTCTGGGTTAGAATACAGGCTGGTGctagaacagtgtttctcaactccggtcctcaagacccaccaacaggtcatgttttcaggatatcttagtattgctcaggtgataatttcatcacctgctcaaacattcactccatcacctgggcaatactaaggaaatcctgaaaacatgacctgttggtgggtcttggacTGGAGTCGAGAAACACTGTGCTAGAGGAACATGGACATGTACAAATTTACTAAACTGCATAGAGAGATTATAGCCATATATAAAACTGTAAATTGGTGTTCAAAGCTAAAACTAAAAGGACATTAAACACAGCGGAGCTAGCCCGGCCTATGGGTTATACTGAATTCCAGCATCACAGCACTGAGTGCACACAGCTCAGCTGCCCATAGATGTAAGACACACGTCATTACAGTCTCCGCACAATGCTGATGTATCGATGGTAGAATTCAATAACCCCTCCGTCATCACATTGTTCTTCACTAAGTTtcaagcactgatcagcagcactaTGTGCAAATATTTAATAAGAAGATGGGGAAGAAGCTATGCTAACATAAAATTAACCCCACATCTCCTGTTGCCACATCATAACCTTCTGCAAGAGGCAACAGCAacatttcatcttcatcttcagTTCCTTCCAGTCCCACAGCATCATCCCCAAAACCCTCGCCTCTCCTTCCATTTAAAAGGTCTTCACCCTCAAGGGGATGCAAAGCCGTTTCTCGCACAACCTGCATCATGCCCATCATGAGTCCACTCCTATCCTCCACTGGGAAGGACTGAGGGGCAGATGAGGGCTCAGTCAAGGAAAAAGAATAATTCAGGGATTCTAAAGGAGTCTTCACAGGGAGTAAAGGAGCAGAGGTATGATCGCTGCCTTCTGATGTTGGCTGCAATGGACCGGTGCTTGGATTCTGCGGTGATTCAGTTTGTGTCCCCTGTGTTCGGGGAGGAAGAAGACCCCATCTACGAAGTCTCCGCAGAAGGCGCCTAACAGGTCGTGGGGGACGACGCCTTGGAGGCAGTTCATTTAGGCCTCCAGCTGGAAGAGGTGGTGTCTGATGAAGAAACTGTAGTAGACTGCGAAGGTTTCCCATAAACGAGCCCTATAAAGAGAAGAATAAAATATTACATATTACTCCATTTTTAATGCTGGATGTCTTACATGAGAATGACAAAACATGAATATTTAAAAATGGAAGTCTTAAAAGGGAGTTTGGAAGATAGATTACTGGGCATAAGCACAAACCATAGAGACGTATCGCAAGGAAAATACTTGAATTTCTATAAAAACAAAAATCATCGTATGTTCAAAATGCTAAATACGGTTAAAAGAAAAACCCCCAACTTGACGATCTGGTAAATGAACGTCAAGAACATTTCCAGTGACCACTAGATGGAGCAGAGAGATAATTCACAGAGACAGAAAATGTTCCAGGAAACACAGCATCTCTCTTCCATTACAGGTATAATTGCCAGTCATTAAAATGATTGGTAGTGTCAGTGTGGGCCACTCCGAGAGAATGACTGTGTACGTGCTCATCTTTCTTTTTATTCTCCTCTGTGTGTGTGTTTCTATTCTGAACCACTCTCGTAGGTGTTCATATTTATGCATCCTTGTACATCCACCAAGCAATCTCTGTGCCCCATCCTCCCAATATTTCCAGTCCGTTTCACTCCATAACTCTACATTTAAATAgtagtctttaacccctttacccccaagggtggtttgcacgttaatgaccgggccaatttttacaattctgaccactgtccctttatgaggttataactctggaacgcttcaacggatcccggtgattttgacattgttttctcgtgacatattgtacttcatgatagtggtaaaatttctttgatattacctgcgtttgtgaaaaaaatggaaagttggcgaaaattttgcaattttccaactttgaatttttatacaattaaatcacagagatatgtcacacaaaatacttaataagtaacatttcccacatgtctactttacatcagcacaatttagtaaccaaaatttttttttgttagggagttataatggttaaaagttgacaagcaatttctcatttttacaacaccattttttatttagggaccacatctcatttgaagtcattttgaggggtctatatgatagaaaatacccaagtgtgacaccattctaaaacctgcacccctcaaggtgcacaaaaccacattcaagaagtttattaacccttcaggtgtttcacaggaatttttggaatgtttaaataaaaatgaacatttaacttttttacacaaaaaatttacttcagctccagttttattttaccaagggtaacaggagaaaatggaccccaaaagttgttgtccaatttgtcctgaatacgctgatacctcatatgtgggggtaaacttttaccactgtttgggcgcatggcagagctcggaagggaaggagcgccatttgacttttcaatgcaaaattgactggaattgagatgggacgccatgttgcgtttggagagccactgatgtgcctaaacattgaaaccccccacaagtgacaccattttggaaagtaaaccccctaaggaacttatctagatgtgttgtgagagctttgaacccccaagtgtttcactacagtttataacgcagagccgtgaaaataaaaaaaaattttttccccacaaaaattattttttagcccccagttttgtattttcccaagggtaacaggagaaattggaccccaaaagttgttgtccaatttgtcctgagtacgctgataccccatatgttggggtaaacccgtttgggcgcacgggagagctcggaagggaaggagcactgttttactttttcaacgcagaattagctggaattgagatcggaagccatgtcgcgtttggagagcccctgaagtgcctaaacagtggaagccccccaattataactgaaaccctaatccaaacacacccctaaccctaatatcaatggtaaccgtaaccacacccctaatcccaaccctattcccaaccgtaaatgtaatccaaaccctaactttagccccaaccctaactgtagccctaaccctaaccctaatgggaaaatggaaataaatacattttttaaatttttccctaactaagggggtggatGAAGCCCCCCttcatcaaaaatccgctagaaaacccgctataaatagtaaatcaatccccccgattgatttactatttatagcgggttttctagcggatttttgattggcagccatcacacactaaaagaagcttttaattgcaaaaaaatgttctttgcgttaccacattttgagagctataatttttccatattttggtccacagagtcatgttaggtcttgttttttgcgggacgagttgacgtttttattggtaacattttcgggcacgtgacattttttgatcgctttttattccgatttttgtgaggcagaatgacaaaaaaccagctattcatgaatttcttttgggggggcgtttataccgttccgcgtttggtaaaatggataaagcagttttattcttcgggtcagtacgattacagtgatacctcatttatatcatttttttatgttttggcgcttttatacgataaaactattttatagaaaaaataattatttttgcatcgctttattttgaggactataacttttattttttcgctgatgatgctgtatggcggcttgttttttgtgggacaagatgacgttttcagcggtaccatggttatttatttctgtctttttgatcgcgtgctattccactttttgttcggcggtatgataataaagcgttgttttttgcctctttttttttacggtgttcactgaaggggttaactagtgggacagttttataggtcgggtcgttacgggcgcggcgatactaaatatgtgtacttttattgttttttttttatttagataaaggaatgtatttattggaacaatttttttttattattatttaggattttttttttttttctttttacacatgtaaattttttttttttttttttacatttttactttgccccagggggggcatcacagtaaagtgacagatcgctgatctgacactttgctgtgcactgtgtcagatcggcgatctgacatgcacagcagggaggcttcccggcgcctgctctgagcaggcgctgtgatgccacctccctgcaggacctggatgcagccccgcggccattttggatccggggcttgcagggaggagacgctcggtacaaggtgagcacattgccttgtaccgatcgtctcagggaagcacgcagggagccccctccctgcgcgatgcttccctataccaccggaacactgtgatcaagtttgacaagccaagacccctgagtgtgacaagtaaactgctcagtgtgtgtagcattgctactgcagagataCTGTCAGCTTAACATACAGAGAATCGTGCAGCAGTGTAGTTgttctacttcctgcttccagttttCACAGAGAAGAGACTGCAAAGATTTAACCCCGGAttttccagttcccaggagacagaggaagaGACTTCAGAgtcgacaagtgccactgtttctcggcgcctacgttggagaagatgaccctacaagcaagtcctcatcagactgataagtgttttctcaagaaattccgtttactattgttacactgtttgactatcTGGGAACTTATACTACTTTCCATATATTTGCACGGTTATATTATTAGTTTATTATATTCtaatgttttctccctgcgaggagaaccttattcctgttaataaacccctcaacagttggtctgtctgttccgtggtgacatactcaacacctgcatactattacagggccaccatctagttccttATAAACGTCAACTACAAATTGTTGAAGGTGGAATATACATAAAAGGAGATACAGATACAGCTGAAGGCTGgattaaatatattttttgtgagGGTTGGTGCGATACTGTAAGCTTTGACAATATGACTATATTCTCAGGTTTTCACATTCTGATCTCAAGATATATTATGGGAAATACAAGAACACTGCATTGGGGCTTATTGATTAGAAATGCTGATCACTAATATTAATCATTACTTGGATAGTCAGCATTCAGCAATGATGTTACAGGTTACAAATAATGGAAATGTGTTCCATGTCAGAACACAGTCTTGTGGAGCTTCTGTGGCCTTTCACAGCGTTTCTACTGCAATTTATTACCCCAACATCATACATTTTACTTCTGAAACTTCAGGAGCTACATTTTCTCAGATGACTAGGGAAAAAAATTGAacaggttttttttaacccttaggTGAGCAATTGTTTTGAGCCCCAATAACAAGCAATTTActgtattttgtggattataagacgcaccccaaattttgaggagaaaaataggaaaaactttttttttaataaaatggtggtgcttcttacaatccataaGTCTTATTGCTTAACCCAGTAAGCTGCGGTGAagaagggtcccagggtcgctgctggcggAGGCAGGAATGGGACGATGCTGCGGACaccagactgggagaaaggggtgCTCGGATGTGCAGCGCTACAGGTGTTCGGTGGTGCAGAGGCTCCACTGACctattgtgaaagcccagagcccccataCTTCCATGGTTTACAATGCGATGGACTCCGGGATAATGtatgccgggggcggcgcatgcacaaatgaagatcttggcgctgagatctcatctccagagATCTCGGTGCAGAGATCTCCATTTATGCATGCGCTTCCCCTGGcaaccattttcctggagtccaccgcattgTAAACAATGGAAGTACGGGGGCTCCAGGCTCTCACCAAGTGTCGGCAGGGCACCCGCAGCACTGAACACccgctcatcccagcctgcggcctgcagtaaCGCGCCACTCTTACCTtctcctgggaccctgctccacagcAGTCGGTAAGGTATATTCAAATTATAAGATGCCCCCCcattttacccccaaattttttggggaaaaaaagtgcatcttataatccgaaaaatatggtatttattTTTAAACCGCATTCACTGTGTGGATTAATAATAAGACAATTGTATAGTTCAGATCATTATGCATACAATACTGAATATTTGGAGGCTAAATTGCTCACTGGTATTTGTTTGGAAATGAAATGCATTTTCTACATTTTGAGTTGTTTTGTTATTATTCTCACGTTAACAGTTAACAATAAGCAACTGAGATGGAAAATTTACTTTTCTCATTTAGTAGCATAATAATTTTGCACACCAATAGTTGCCCAATAACTCTGACCAGATAGATATtatcctaaggccacgttcacacgttcagtatgtggtcattattttacctcagtatctgtagccAAAACGactagtgggtgataaatacagaagtggtgatgtgtttctattatactttccctctgattgttcctcacctggttttggcttacaaattctgaggtaaaatactgtgcATATGAACGTGACATAAGACAGACAAAACCTCCCTTTTAATTTTCTTAAATATTCAAGTTAATTAACCATTTGTGTTGACCGGCAGTTGATCAATCTTAAAAATTAATCAAAATTACGAACTGCCTAATAATTGTGTACATAGTGTAATGACTACCATAAAAAGATGCATTGGTGGCCACTACATAACTCTAAAGTTTTTTTAACCTGATAAATCAACCCTCTTTACAAGGGAGAGGATCTGGTGTGGCAATTAGCTGATCACTAATGGGTCTAGCTCCTAGCAAACAGCTGACTCTGCAGCCAGCCAGGCATTTCCCCGAGTTAACCTCGCAGAGCCTGCAGTGAAAATCCCTTTCTACTTTTTGCTGAACATTCATTCGGTAAGTTATGGGATTTGAACATTCTGTGCCGATATACCGTAAGTACTACTGCTCGGTGCACAAAAGGTGAGGCTAATTATTTACATACACCTTTCCCCCTGCTTGGTTTCCCTCAATATCCACCCCCATCCTCTGACAGGgatggcttcatagagccagataAGGGTGGAGAtaaatggaaaccaagcaggtgtgaAGGTGATGCActgagcacctgtgcttggttttgaacagtcattctgtgccgacagtgtccctttaaagtgaCCGTCagcgcagaatgactgttcaagccaATTAGAGGCACTCGGTGCTTCACGGTGGGACCAATCATTTACCTTACATACACCATCCCAATGGCTTTGCCATATATCCCCACTATTGATGAGCAaaagtgttatccaagcatgctcaggtgctaactgacTGACTTCGgcttgctcaaataatatgttattatatcaaacaggcaatccctgcatgtgttgcagctgttgaacagccgcgagacatgcagccacagggactaacATTTTTTTCAAGCATGCCAAAGTGAGTcaattagcacctgagcatgcttggattaCATGTTATCGGAGCACGTCCGTTCATCACTAATCTTCACCCTTCTCTGGTCATCAGACGGACTCCTCTGACTTTGACGGAGTCTGTTTTTTTCAGTAAGTTTAATGGAAAAAATATTGCAGTGAAAATGAAAGACTTGTAATGGAGCCTCCTAAAGGAAACTCAGAAGCAACTGAGCACCTGGTCTAAGTCTACCTAAGAGCTATGGGATCATCATTAGAAATTTTTAATCAAAACTTAACACAGAATTTCATTTTAGATGCGTTGGGACAATGATAATGGAATAGGAGACTGGCTGCACAAGCTAATGTGTCTAGCACAGAGCTGTTACTTTCCATTTAAGCCTATGGCAGATAAAGATATCGCTGAGTGAATGTTCTCAGCTATTTTTACATCTTCTATTCATCTCAATGGAGGTTGTCAGTTCATGTGGAGCCACTAATGAAACAGCAAAGATGGAGTACAAGGCCTCCGATTGGTCAGACTAGGACCTACACCGATaaccccttatgtgggggaaagccactgggcgtatggcagggctcagaagggagggagcaccgttttgaatgcataattggctggaatcaatggcgggcaccatgtcgcgtttggagaccccttgatgtacctaaacagttgaaatccccccaattctaaccccaacccttaaccatagcccaaccccaacccttaaccatagcccaacccttaaccatagcccaacccttaaccatagcccaacccttaaccatagcccaacccttaaccatagcccaacccttaaccatagcccaacccttaaccatagcccaacccttaaccatagcccaacccttaaccatagcccaacccttaaccatagcccaacccttaaccatagcccaacccttaaccatagcccaacccttaaccatagcccaaccccaacccttaaccatagcccaaccccaacccttaaccatagcccaacccctaaccatagcccaacccCAACCCTTAACCATAGCCCAACCCCAACCCTTAACCATAGCCCAACCCCAACCCTTAACCATAGCCCAACCCCAACTCTTAACCATAGCCCAACCCCAACTCTTAACCATAGCCCAACCCCAACTCTTAACCATAGCCCAACCCCAACTCTTAACCATAGCCCAACCCCAACTCTTAACCACTTAACCATAGCCCAACCCCAACTCTTAACCATAGCCCAACCCCAACTCTTAACCGtagcccaaccccaaccctagccaaaccccaaccccaaccctggcTCTAAGCCCAACTCcacccctagctctaaccccaacccaaccctatagctctaaccctagctccaaccccaaccctaggctctagccccaaccctaacagattttttttttattatttttacctaactaagggggtgataaagtggggtttAAGTTACTAttcttttattttgatcacagtgacagggtccatcacaatgatcaaaatgaaccaataaaaaaattctcctattgttgctgggtgccgtcCGGCAGATCCcagagggcgcactgcgcatgcgcccgccattttctttccgaaAGAAGACGCCAAGGGCTGGGGGACAGGACCGGGGGCTGCAGGAGGTGCTGTAGGTACCAGGGGGCTCAGAGGGACCCCATTTATCTCTCCCCTGATgtgttagatcatatcagaggagagagaaataaatcagactttttttgcggtcactgttattcggtgaataacagaGATTGCAACACTGGGGACTGTAAAAAcctacccgaatcatgttctccggggtctcaaataccccccggtagccgagaccccggagattttccgacgctggAGGGCGCTATCCaattatttctcagtgccgttaaaaagcggcactgaggaataaatacccttaactgccactgataaaaggcgtatctgcggtcattaaggggttgagGCAGCACGCCACACGGCATCACTGAATCCTACCATTTCCAGGTATTTTTTATTTAGGGAAATTGTTTATTGAAGGGGATACCTCTTGAGTTATTGCCCCACAAAAATAAATGTCAATAAAGCCAGAAAGCTTCTAACAATGACATAGTTAATGTCACCCTGCAGTCTCACGCGGCAGTAACATCAGATGGAAGTGCTGAAAACACAGCAGCTCTATATGCCTTTCTGAAATAAAGGGCTTATTAGTACAAGGTATATGGCATGTACACTCACATCATTAGGACTCTCAGTGGGAAAGTCATCAACAGGTGGTATAGCTCCTTGAGCAATCAACTGCCCATAGGATGGAGGTGCTTGCTGCTGGATCAATTCTGCATCAATCCGGGATAAAGGTGCAAAgacgctgcaaaaaaaaaaaaaaagtgtagagtTGCTGCGTTGTCTTTATTTTATCAGTATTTATAATATCCTTCCATTAGTATTGATACTCACCTATACTCACGTGCACGTGAAGTATACAGTCGGCACGTACATCCTAAAGCTACAACAAGTAACGTAGCGCAAATTAGGCTTCCTATAACAGCCGCTGCAATTACTTTCCGGGGAAGTATGTAGCCACAGTTCTTCTCGTCACTTCCATCTCGACAATCAGCTTGGCCATCACATACCCATGCTTCATACACACAGCGCTCCAAATCACAATGGAAGCCTCCAGGCTGACATCCACGACAGTTTCTTTCATCTGTACCATCTTGGCAGGAAGTTTGGTAATTACACCTCTCATTGATCGGGTAACAGCCATGACTTGAAGCACATGGAAAGTGCCCCTCGGGACAGTTTGTACAGTTAACCTCATCTCTGCCATTGGCACAGTCCCA
This window harbors:
- the LRP10 gene encoding low-density lipoprotein receptor-related protein 10, whose translation is MSLLVTLLLYGHLVFIEGESIYDSSPCLSGFFRCSSGCIPLFSVCDGSFDCEDKLDEISCSSYCNFTLKDFYGVFSPPGYPDSPPSPLPSYCRWLIDSEDSRGLAVQFSSLQLSELDALVVYENGVGDFPRLLRALYHQSNGKSVTVESVGGRVTIVYQYNTNTPHYTIIDPSVTYGSDYRFPGTKNHDPGPRLTDQMGSPPSQLHFPTFNMPNGWFPSFRPRGFNATYRVRGYCLPWDQPCGSSPGLLFEDGVEVGGGCFSDSQRCDGIWDCANGRDEVNCTNCPEGHFPCASSHGCYPINERCNYQTSCQDGTDERNCRGCQPGGFHCDLERCVYEAWVCDGQADCRDGSDEKNCGYILPRKVIAAAVIGSLICATLLVVALGCTCRLYTSRAREYSVFAPLSRIDAELIQQQAPPSYGQLIAQGAIPPVDDFPTESPNDGSFMGNLRSLLQFLHQTPPLPAGGLNELPPRRRPPRPVRRLLRRLRRWGLLPPRTQGTQTESPQNPSTGPLQPTSEGSDHTSAPLLPVKTPLESLNYSFSLTEPSSAPQSFPVEDRSGLMMGMMQVVRETALHPLEGEDLLNGRRGEGFGDDAVGLEGTEDEDEMLLLPLAEGYDVATGDVGLILC